In Entelurus aequoreus isolate RoL-2023_Sb linkage group LG02, RoL_Eaeq_v1.1, whole genome shotgun sequence, one genomic interval encodes:
- the LOC133663521 gene encoding uncharacterized protein LOC133663521, protein MDGQGDGDHNGPNRHHIHIPTEDHPPNGDNNDMEFIFLLHFIINHHMRVFRQNQIGFINENIVNVNILHHGDNMNNIVEHEDEVDSDEANVEMQVNRVMEDEDEEEEPQPGPSRYRREQEDDTRNRKRSSWWHEFDNNSDSSLDLDNEEDPLFGRCEERSRDELDSDDIALHFDRELAKNSDVAEEGSTQGAMFNCLPEPSGNNSINKGGHRRRSRCNTCFQQWDEVEGNSSDCDTYFNVMEEENPKMKSRDNIDSEEEEENYFKWQDNIPAMPNCSHGPTLSIRDTDMAEEDERSSAQETEEHSTPGPSRMRVLEPIPAAL, encoded by the exons ATGGATGGACAAGGAGATGGAGACCACAATGGTCCAAATC GCCATCATATCCACATTCCAACTGAAGATCACCCACCAAATGGAGACAATAACGACATGGAATTCATCTTCCTCTTGCATTTTATCATAAATCATCACATGAGAGTCTTTAGACAAAATCAAATAGGCTTCATTAATGAAAACATTGTAAACGTCAACATTCTGCACCACGGCGATAACATGAACAATATTGTGGAACATGAAGACGAAGTAGACAGTGATGAGGCTAATGTTGAGATGCAGGTCAACCGTGTGATGGAAGATGAGGACGAAGAGGAAGAACCTCAGCCTGGACCATCAAGATACCGCCGTGAACAGGAAGACGACACAAGAAACAGGAAACGTTCCTCGTGGTGGCATGAGTTTGACAACAATTCAGACAGCAGCTTGGATTTAGATAATGAAGAAGACCCTTTGTTTGGTAGATGTGAGGAAAGGTCAAGAGATGAGCTTGATTCAGATGATATCGCACTACATTTTGATCGTGAACTTGCTAAAAATAGTGATGTGGCTGAAGAAGGATCCACGCAAGGAGCAATGTTTAACTGTCTGCCCGAACCTTCAGGGAACAACTCAATTAATAAAGGTGGACACCGACGGAGGTCAAGATGCAACACATGTTTCCAACAGTGGGATGAAGTTGAAGGCAACAGCTCTGACTGTGACACTTACTTCAATGTCATGGAAGAAGAGAACCCTAAAATGAAGTCAAGAGATAACATTGATtcagaagaggaggaagaaaacTATTTCAAATGGCAGGACAACATTCCAGCAATGCCTAATTGCAGCCATGGGCCCACTTTGAGCATTCGAGACACTGATATGGCTGAGGAGGATGAACGTAGCAGTGCACAAGAGACTGAAGAACATTCAACACCAGGACCATCGAGGATGAG